From a region of the Rhinolophus sinicus isolate RSC01 linkage group LG04, ASM3656204v1, whole genome shotgun sequence genome:
- the NSD3 gene encoding histone-lysine N-methyltransferase NSD3 isoform X6 encodes MDFSFSFMQGIMGNTIQQPPQLIDSANIRQEDAFDNNSDIVEDGGHTPYEATLQQGFQYPPTTEDLPPLTNGYPSSISMYETQTKYQSYNQYPNGSANGFGAVRNFSPTDYYHSEIPNTRPHEILEKPSPPQLPPPPSVPQTVIPKKTGSPEIKLKITKTIQNGRELFESSLCGDLLNEVQASEYTKSKHESRKEKRKKSNKHDSSRSEERKSHKIPKLEPEEQSIPNERVDPVSEKPREDLVLKEETPVQPILSSVPTMEVSAGVKFHVGDLVWSKVGTYPWWPCMVSSDPQLEVHTKINTRGAREYHVQFFSNQPERAWVHEKRVREYKGHKQYEELLAEATKQASNHSEKQKIRKPRPQRERAQWDIGIAHAEKALKMTREERIEQYTFIYIDKQPEEALSQAKKNVTCKAEVKKTRRPRSVLNTQPEQTNAGEVASSLSSTEIRRHSQRRHTSVEEDEPPPVKIAWKTAAARKSLPASITMHKGSLDLQKCNMSPVVKIEQVFALQNATGDGKFIDQFVYSTKGIGNKTEISVRGQDRLIISTPNQRNEKATQNISEATSGSTGSVEKKQQRRSIRTRSESEKSTEVVPKKKIKKEQVETVPQATVKTGLQKGSADRGVQGSVRFSDSSVSAAIEETVD; translated from the exons ATggatttctccttctctttcatgCAAGGGATCATGGGAAACACAATTCAGCAACCACCTCAACTCATTGACTCAGCCAACATTCGTCAGGAGGATGCCTTTGATAACAACAGTGACATTGTTGAAGATGGTGGCCATACACCATATGAAGCTACCTTGCAGCAAGGCTTTCAGTACCCACCTACAACGGAAGATCTTCCTCCACTCACAAATGGCTATCCATCATCAATCAGCATGTATGAAACTCAAACCAAATACCAGTCATATAATCAGTATCCCAATGGGTCTGCCAATGGCTTTGGTGCAGTTAGAAACTTTAGCCCCACTGACTATTACCATTCAGAAATTCCAAACACAAGACCACATGAAATTCTGGAAAAACCGTCTCCTCCACAGCTACCACCTCCTCCTTCGGTACCACAAACTGTGATTCCAAAGAAGACTGGCTCACctgaaattaaactgaaaataaccaaaaCTATCCAGAATGGCAGGGAATTGTTTGAGTCTTCCCTTTGTGGAGACCTTTTAAATGAAGTACAGGCAAGTGAATACACAAAGTCAAAGcatgaaagcagaaaagaaaagaggaaaaaaagcaacaagCATGACTCATCTAGATCTGAAGAACGCAAGTCACACAAAATCCCCAAATTAGAACCAGAGGAACAAAGT ATACCAAATGAGAGGGTTGATCCTGTTTCAGAAAAACCAAGAGAAGATCTAGTACTGAAAGAGGAAACCCCG GTTCAGCCAATATTATCTTCTGTTCCAACAATGGAAGTGTCTGCTGGTGTTAAGTTCCATGTTGGCGATCTTGTTTGGTCTAAGGTGGGAACCTATCCTTGGTGGCCTTGTATGGTTTCAAGCGATCCCCAACTCGAGGTTCATACCAAAATTAACACAAGAG GTGCCCGAGAATATCACGTCCAGTTTTTCAGCAACCAGCCAGAGAGGGCATGGGTTCATGAAAAGCGGGTCCGAGAGTATAAAGGTCATAAACAGTATGAAGAATTACTCGCTGAGGCAACCAAACAAGCCAGTAATCACTCTGAGAAACAAAAG ATTCGGAAGCCGCGACCACAGAGAGAACGTGCTCAGTGGGATATTGGCATTGcccatgcagaaaaagcattgaaaaTGACCCGAGAGGAAAGAATAGAACAGTATACTTTTATCTATATTGATAAACAGCCTGAGGAGGCTTTATCCCAAGCAAAAAAGAATGTCACCTGCAAAGCTGAAGTTAAAAAAACCCGGAGACCAAGATCAGTGCTGAATACTCAGCCGGAACAGACCAATGCAGGTGAGGTGGCCTCCTCACTATCAAGTACTGAAATTCGGAGACATAGCCAGAGGCGGCATACAAGTGTGGAAGAGGACGAACCACCCCCTGTTAAAATTGCCTGGAAGACAGCAGCAGCAAGGAAATCCTTACCAGCTTCCATTACAATGCACAAAGGGAGCCTGGATTTGCAGAAGTGTAACATGTCTCCAGTTGTGAAAATTGAACAAGTGTTTGCTCTTCAGAATGCTACAGGAGATGGGAAATTTATCGatcaatttgtttattcaacaaag GGAATTGGTAACAAAACGGAGATAAGTGTCAGGGGACAAGACAGACTTATAATTTCTACACCaaaccagagaaatgaaaaggcaactcaGAATATATCTGAAGCAACATCTGGTTCTACAG GCTCAGTAGAAAAAAAGCAACAGAGAAGATCAATTAGAACTCGTTCTGAATCAGAGAAATCCACTGAGGTTGTGCCAAAGAAGAAGATCAAAAAGGAGCAG GTTGAAACAGTTCCTCAGGCTACAGTGAAGACCGGATTACAGAAAG GGTCGGCGGACCGGGGAGTGCAGGGCTCTGTCAGATTCAGTGACAGCTCCGTCTCCGCAGCGATTGAGGAAACTGTGGACTGA